In Streptomyces sp. RFCAC02, the following proteins share a genomic window:
- a CDS encoding helix-turn-helix transcriptional regulator: MTSRTADTERLRDLARLRRVRDRIDREYAQPLDVEALARGVNMSAGHLSRRFRAAYGESPYSYLMTRRIERAMTLLRRGDLGVTEVCFEVGCSSLGTFSTRFSELVGMPPSVYRSRAADGGAGLPACVAKQVTRPMRNRESPMPPPTVE; encoded by the coding sequence GTGACCAGCAGAACCGCCGACACCGAACGCCTGCGCGACCTCGCGCGGCTGCGCCGCGTCCGTGACCGCATCGACCGGGAGTACGCGCAGCCGCTCGACGTGGAGGCGCTCGCCCGCGGCGTGAACATGTCGGCCGGGCATCTGAGCCGCCGGTTCAGGGCCGCGTACGGCGAATCGCCCTACAGCTACCTGATGACGCGGCGCATCGAACGCGCGATGACGCTGCTGCGCCGCGGCGACCTCGGCGTCACGGAGGTGTGCTTCGAGGTCGGCTGCTCGTCGCTCGGCACGTTCAGCACCCGGTTCAGCGAGCTGGTCGGCATGCCGCCCAGCGTCTACCGGAGCCGGGCGGCGGACGGCGGCGCGGGGCTGCCGGCGTGCGTGGCGAAACAGGTCACCAGGCCGATGCGCAACCGGGAGTCCCCGATGCCGCCGCCCACCGTGGAGTGA
- a CDS encoding DUF4232 domain-containing protein has product MRTVRISRSTGVLTAAALAAVLSTTAFAPSAPSGAPVAACTDTTVELTTTLYENDSAQHMLLTATNTGDETCALYAYPLVIFYDRDDYIGPLESAMEDVTIAPGDEAYAGLLLFRIDAPTDAVPSMSVLLQGRTAEDDPAAPPIEVPMPGGFVNIDDNPLVTYWNTSRESVEDHLFPDNA; this is encoded by the coding sequence ATGCGCACTGTCCGAATCAGCCGGAGTACCGGCGTCCTGACGGCGGCGGCGCTCGCCGCCGTCCTGTCCACCACGGCCTTCGCCCCGTCCGCCCCATCCGGCGCCCCCGTCGCCGCCTGCACGGACACGACGGTCGAACTCACCACGACGCTCTACGAGAACGACTCCGCGCAGCACATGCTGCTCACCGCCACCAACACCGGCGACGAGACCTGCGCGCTCTACGCCTATCCGCTCGTCATCTTCTACGACCGCGACGACTACATCGGCCCGCTGGAGTCCGCGATGGAGGACGTGACGATCGCACCGGGCGATGAGGCGTACGCGGGCCTGCTCCTGTTCCGGATCGACGCGCCGACCGACGCGGTGCCGTCGATGTCCGTCCTCCTCCAGGGCCGCACGGCGGAGGACGACCCGGCCGCCCCGCCGATCGAGGTCCCGATGCCCGGCGGCTTCGTGAACATCGACGACAACCCGCTCGTCACGTACTGGAACACCAGCAGGGAGTCCGTCGAGGACCACCTGTTCCCCGACAACGCCTGA